One segment of Clostridium botulinum DNA contains the following:
- a CDS encoding alpha/beta fold hydrolase has product MCKNIKKTIAIFTMMVLMTLCFELPYQQVFAFDKASLESIYVSEENYEEKMKDVVEPYIDNIKETGFVKGQEGIDIYYEMYKLNDSKGNIVISHGFSESLEKYNEIIYYFLNQGYSVFGLEHRGHGRSGSLGIKDKSQINVKDFEHYVLDLKELMDEVVVPNSDGEKVFLFAHSMGGGIGSKFLEEYPEYFDAAVLTSPMLEINTGKVPSSIAKLIANTSVALSFGDKYIAGQGKYDDTYDLKGSDTSSDARCRYYHSIVSGNDELQRGGASYNWLQTSIYATKEITKKDNAAKVEIPVMLMQADKDDFVKPGGQNNFTKYAQDCDKVFYEGSKHGLFRENDKILHDYLNNLFVFYEANL; this is encoded by the coding sequence ATGTGCAAAAATATTAAAAAAACAATTGCTATTTTTACTATGATGGTGTTAATGACTCTATGTTTTGAATTACCATATCAACAAGTTTTTGCTTTTGATAAAGCTTCACTAGAAAGCATTTATGTATCAGAAGAAAACTATGAAGAAAAAATGAAAGATGTAGTAGAACCTTATATTGATAACATAAAAGAGACAGGCTTTGTAAAGGGACAAGAAGGAATTGACATATATTATGAGATGTATAAATTAAATGACTCAAAGGGGAATATCGTAATAAGTCACGGATTTTCAGAATCATTAGAAAAATATAATGAAATAATTTATTATTTCTTAAATCAAGGATATTCAGTTTTTGGACTAGAACATAGAGGACATGGAAGATCCGGTTCTCTTGGAATAAAAGATAAAAGTCAAATTAATGTGAAAGACTTTGAACATTATGTTTTAGATTTAAAAGAATTAATGGATGAAGTTGTTGTTCCTAATTCTGATGGAGAAAAAGTATTTTTATTTGCGCATTCTATGGGGGGCGGTATAGGTAGTAAGTTTTTAGAAGAATATCCAGAATACTTTGATGCAGCAGTTTTAACTTCACCTATGTTAGAAATAAATACAGGTAAAGTACCATCAAGTATAGCTAAGTTAATAGCTAATACAAGTGTAGCTTTATCATTTGGTGATAAATATATAGCTGGACAAGGTAAATATGATGATACTTATGATTTAAAAGGCTCTGATACATCATCAGATGCTAGATGTAGATATTATCACAGTATAGTAAGTGGAAACGATGAATTACAAAGAGGCGGAGCTTCATACAATTGGCTTCAAACATCAATATATGCAACTAAAGAAATTACAAAGAAGGATAATGCAGCAAAAGTTGAAATTCCTGTAATGTTAATGCAAGCTGATAAAGATGATTTTGTAAAACCAGGTGGACAAAACAATTTCACTAAGTATGCTCAAGATTGTGATAAAGTATTTTATGAAGGATCTAAGCATGGACTTTTTAGAGAGAATGATAAAATATTGCACGACTATTTGAATAATTTATTTGTATTTTATGAAGCAAACTTATAA
- the sigI gene encoding RNA polymerase sigma factor SigI has protein sequence MLECVLEDLNIGQDLDVNQLIEKHMPFIIKSISDVTGKYVSCENDEELSIALLAFCEAVERYEKDKGYFLPFAKLVISSRIKNYLKSQNKHSCSSLDELVEKGIEIQDEYLEEEDNGLLVDDINILKSEIMLYGFTFEDLVEEAPKQRATRENAINLAKQISEVEELTNFMEIKKRLPIKKIVLRFSVTEKVVKRSKKFIISVVIIFKKDLKTLKNWIRK, from the coding sequence ATGCTCGAATGTGTTTTAGAAGATTTAAATATTGGACAAGACCTTGATGTGAACCAATTAATAGAAAAACATATGCCTTTTATAATCAAAAGCATATCGGATGTTACTGGTAAATATGTGTCTTGTGAAAATGATGAAGAACTAAGTATTGCATTACTTGCATTTTGTGAGGCTGTTGAAAGATATGAGAAAGATAAAGGTTATTTCTTGCCATTTGCAAAGCTTGTTATATCAAGTAGAATTAAAAATTATTTAAAAAGCCAGAATAAACATTCATGTTCATCTCTTGATGAATTAGTTGAAAAGGGAATAGAAATTCAAGATGAATATTTAGAAGAAGAAGACAATGGATTATTAGTTGATGACATAAATATATTAAAGTCAGAAATAATGTTATATGGCTTTACATTTGAAGATTTAGTGGAAGAAGCACCTAAGCAAAGAGCAACACGAGAAAATGCTATAAATTTAGCAAAGCAAATAAGTGAAGTAGAAGAATTAACAAATTTCATGGAAATTAAAAAAAGATTACCAATTAAGAAAATTGTACTTAGATTTTCTGTTACTGAAAAAGTAGTAAAACGAAGCAAAAAGTTTATAATTTCAGTAGTAATTATATTTAAGAAGGATCTTAAGACACTAAAAAATTGGATCAGAAAGTAG
- a CDS encoding APC family permease has protein sequence MENNNLKKEISLFMATMLVCGNMIGSGVFMLPATLAQVSGPLATIIAWIITTIGSILIAISFANLGSKYPATGGAYQYTKEAFGEFTGFLSAWLYWNGSWIGNAAIIVALSSYSASIIPALQNPLASIIYTSSLLWIFTILNIVGVKEAGKIQTFVTVFKIAFFGVFIIAAFLNFDKINLMPLMPDGKGLSTIPLAATSTLWAFVGLESSTVTAGEIRDPEKNVRKSTIYGLIIASIIYILISVGSMGAMSNANLSNSSAPLTDILTNVFGNSIGKGLTIAVVICILGTTIGWLLSTARVSYAAGIDGVFPKFFGKLHPKYGTPINSLIAGSVLVNILLIMNYQKSMVSAFTFITILATLSFLPVYLLTVSAEMMLTFRDEKKFNFKIFMKKSTIPLLAFAYSIWTIYGSGAETVMWGFILMLIGIPFYIYNHYNSKQTS, from the coding sequence ATGGAGAATAACAACTTGAAGAAAGAAATTAGTCTATTTATGGCTACCATGCTTGTATGTGGAAATATGATTGGTTCAGGAGTATTTATGTTGCCAGCAACCCTTGCACAGGTATCAGGACCGCTTGCAACAATAATAGCATGGATTATAACGACTATAGGTTCTATATTAATAGCAATTTCATTTGCAAATTTAGGATCTAAATATCCAGCTACTGGAGGAGCGTATCAATATACTAAGGAAGCATTTGGAGAATTTACAGGTTTTTTAAGTGCATGGTTATATTGGAATGGATCTTGGATTGGAAATGCGGCTATTATTGTTGCTTTATCTAGTTACAGTGCATCCATTATACCTGCACTTCAAAACCCATTAGCATCAATAATATATACTAGTTCACTTTTATGGATTTTTACTATATTAAATATAGTAGGAGTTAAAGAAGCTGGAAAAATTCAAACTTTTGTCACTGTATTTAAGATAGCATTTTTTGGAGTATTTATAATAGCAGCTTTCTTAAATTTTGATAAAATCAATTTAATGCCACTTATGCCAGACGGTAAGGGATTATCTACAATTCCATTGGCAGCAACATCGACATTATGGGCATTTGTAGGATTAGAGAGCTCTACGGTTACAGCAGGAGAGATAAGAGATCCAGAAAAAAATGTTAGAAAGAGTACAATATATGGTCTTATAATAGCATCTATTATTTATATATTAATAAGCGTTGGAAGTATGGGAGCTATGTCAAATGCTAATCTTTCAAATAGCTCAGCACCGCTTACAGATATATTAACTAACGTATTTGGAAATTCAATTGGAAAGGGACTAACTATTGCAGTTGTAATTTGTATTTTAGGAACAACAATTGGATGGTTACTATCAACAGCTAGAGTTTCATATGCAGCAGGAATTGATGGGGTATTTCCTAAATTCTTTGGAAAATTACATCCAAAGTATGGAACTCCAATAAATTCATTGATAGCTGGTTCTGTATTAGTAAATATACTGCTTATAATGAATTATCAAAAAAGTATGGTATCTGCATTTACTTTTATAACTATATTAGCAACATTATCATTTTTACCTGTTTATTTATTAACAGTGTCAGCAGAAATGATGCTTACATTTAGAGATGAAAAGAAATTTAATTTTAAAATATTTATGAAAAAGTCAACGATTCCTCTTTTAGCATTTGCATATTCTATATGGACTATTTATGGTTCAGGAGCAGAAACTGTAATGTGGGGATTCATATTAATGCTTATAGGGATACCGTTTTATATTTATAATCATTATAATAGTAAACAAACATCTTAA
- the preA gene encoding NAD-dependent dihydropyrimidine dehydrogenase subunit PreA, translated as MSIIKDLSIEFCGVKCENPFFLSSSPVGNCYEMCAKAFEAGWGGVMFKTIGFFMPNEVSPRFDSLRKEATSFVGFKNMEQISDHPLQQNLDDLRRLKENYPTKIVVASIMGENEKEWEDLAKLVTEAGADMIECNFSCPQMTSHEMGSDVGQNPELVKKYCEATRRGTNLPILAKMTPNIGDMSVPAIASMEGGATGLATINTIKSITGIDINSMTAKPVVNAKSSVSGYSGKAVKPIALRFIYELAKNEKLKGVPISGIGGIETWEDALEFILLGSSNLQVTTSVMQYGYRVVEDMISGLSHFMDENGFEKLEDMVGIAIKNIIPAEDLDREYIVYPEVNEEKCLGCGRCYISCYDGAHQAIKWNSEERKPEVNKDRCVGCHLCALVCPVTAIGKGEIKFKNNGKEREIIL; from the coding sequence ATGAGTATTATCAAAGACTTATCAATAGAATTTTGTGGAGTAAAATGTGAAAATCCATTTTTCTTATCATCATCACCAGTAGGAAATTGCTATGAAATGTGTGCTAAAGCGTTTGAAGCTGGTTGGGGTGGAGTAATGTTTAAAACTATAGGTTTCTTTATGCCTAACGAAGTTTCTCCACGTTTTGATAGTTTAAGAAAAGAAGCAACTTCATTTGTTGGTTTTAAAAATATGGAACAAATATCAGATCATCCATTACAACAAAATTTGGATGATTTAAGAAGATTAAAAGAAAATTATCCTACTAAAATTGTAGTAGCATCAATAATGGGAGAAAATGAAAAGGAATGGGAAGATCTAGCAAAGCTTGTAACAGAAGCTGGTGCTGATATGATAGAATGTAATTTCTCATGTCCTCAAATGACAAGTCATGAAATGGGTTCAGATGTTGGTCAAAATCCAGAACTTGTTAAGAAATATTGTGAAGCAACTAGAAGAGGTACTAATTTACCAATACTAGCTAAAATGACTCCTAACATAGGGGATATGTCAGTACCAGCTATTGCATCTATGGAAGGTGGAGCAACTGGACTTGCAACAATAAATACTATAAAAAGTATAACTGGTATTGATATAAATTCAATGACAGCAAAACCAGTAGTTAATGCTAAATCATCTGTTTCAGGTTATTCAGGAAAAGCTGTAAAACCAATAGCTTTAAGATTTATTTATGAACTTGCTAAGAATGAAAAATTAAAAGGTGTTCCTATAAGTGGGATTGGTGGAATAGAAACATGGGAAGATGCTTTAGAATTTATATTATTAGGTTCAAGTAATCTTCAAGTTACTACTTCAGTAATGCAATATGGATATAGAGTAGTAGAAGATATGATAAGTGGATTATCTCACTTCATGGATGAAAATGGATTTGAAAAGTTAGAAGATATGGTTGGAATAGCTATTAAAAATATTATTCCAGCTGAAGATTTAGATAGAGAATATATAGTCTATCCAGAAGTTAATGAAGAAAAATGTTTAGGCTGTGGTAGATGTTACATTTCATGTTATGATGGTGCTCATCAAGCTATAAAATGGAATTCTGAAGAAAGAAAGCCGGAAGTAAATAAAGATAGATGTGTTGGATGTCACTTATGTGCACTTGTATGTCCAGTAACAGCTATAGGTAAAGGTGAAATAAAATTCAAAAATAATGGAAAAGAAAGAGAAATAATTCTATAA
- a CDS encoding DUF1097 domain-containing protein yields the protein MSSLFSLSLTTAILCGAWMIGADAAGLIAWAGFAGCTTFFAAGGKKQGFKSAICTNISGVFWAMLSIKVSAMLGFPQAGVIMTIVTTFFLCIQSKISLLAFIPGAFVGSFSTFAANGDWMSLIPSLLVGAVLGFLCEWTGNLLYEKCGKKEEN from the coding sequence ATGAGTTCATTATTTTCATTATCATTAACTACGGCAATACTTTGTGGTGCTTGGATGATAGGAGCTGATGCTGCAGGACTAATTGCTTGGGCTGGTTTTGCTGGATGTACTACTTTTTTTGCAGCAGGTGGTAAAAAACAGGGATTTAAAAGTGCTATATGCACGAATATAAGTGGAGTATTTTGGGCAATGCTAAGTATAAAGGTATCAGCTATGTTAGGGTTTCCACAAGCTGGAGTAATCATGACAATAGTAACTACATTTTTCTTATGTATACAATCTAAAATTAGTTTGCTTGCATTTATACCAGGAGCTTTTGTTGGATCATTTTCAACATTTGCAGCTAATGGAGATTGGATGAGTCTTATACCATCATTACTTGTGGGGGCAGTATTAGGTTTCTTATGTGAATGGACAGGCAATTTGTTGTATGAGAAGTGTGGAAAAAAAGAAGAAAATTAG
- a CDS encoding GNAT family N-acetyltransferase has protein sequence MFKNLEKIEVRDFKSFFNLLEKSFPNIERRSREGQKEIFDDDLYKVYGVKDNVGNVVGFIATWEFDKFNFIEHFAVDASLRGNGMGTRLLKEYIQNSNKPIYLEVEYPNDDICIRRIDFYKRLGFNLNEFDYLQLPLQIGNELLPLKIMTYPSKVSNDKFIYFRKNVYEKVYKQNSCSNSKF, from the coding sequence ATGTTTAAAAATTTAGAGAAAATTGAAGTAAGAGATTTTAAAAGCTTTTTTAATTTGTTAGAAAAGTCTTTTCCAAATATAGAAAGAAGAAGTAGAGAAGGTCAAAAAGAAATTTTTGATGATGATTTATATAAGGTGTATGGAGTTAAAGACAATGTTGGAAATGTTGTTGGATTTATAGCAACATGGGAGTTTGATAAGTTTAATTTTATAGAACACTTTGCAGTAGATGCTAGTTTAAGAGGAAATGGCATGGGAACTCGATTGCTAAAAGAATATATTCAGAATTCTAACAAACCCATTTATCTAGAAGTAGAATATCCTAATGATGATATATGTATACGTAGAATTGATTTTTATAAAAGATTAGGATTTAATTTAAATGAATTCGATTATTTACAATTACCATTACAAATAGGAAATGAATTATTGCCATTAAAAATAATGACATATCCATCTAAAGTAAGTAATGATAAATTTATTTATTTTAGAAAAAATGTTTATGAAAAGGTGTATAAACAAAATTCATGTTCCAATTCTAAATTTTAA
- a CDS encoding AI-2E family transporter, with translation MKIDIDKKLLKYGLYITITAITIYIAFAILFNIGTILGTTFDVIGGILSLIKPLLIAILITYILFPITKSIENFLKNNKLYKIKNKGTCRALSIIFSYLAIIGIILGLLCGIYFMIGGQLSKNISISNIVEYISTYLNTHSFSSSSISLALSKLNLPFLDAMEDHIVEVVNFIQNYITNNIGRMASFAVSIGSGLATFFIALIISIYLLKDHEYFINLWNKLYYLIFRNSKVGKKINYVFSTIHEVFGRFIRGQLLEAFFVGVLSAIALSIVGIDYAFVIGIIVGLSNLIPYVGPIVGTILAAIMGLLSGTPIKIVYAIIAMIIVQQIDNNLLAPKIVGNSVGLHAVFTMLAILIGGNIGGLFGMLLAVPLAASFKVLFNNWYTNYMKKENLKNKY, from the coding sequence ATGAAAATTGATATTGATAAAAAATTATTGAAATATGGATTATACATTACAATTACAGCTATCACTATATATATTGCTTTTGCAATCCTTTTTAATATAGGTACTATTTTAGGAACTACTTTTGATGTTATAGGAGGCATTTTGTCCCTAATAAAACCTTTATTAATAGCTATTTTAATTACATATATTTTATTTCCTATTACTAAAAGTATAGAAAACTTTCTAAAAAACAATAAATTATATAAAATAAAGAATAAAGGTACTTGCCGTGCTTTAAGTATAATTTTTTCTTACCTTGCAATAATAGGAATAATACTAGGACTTCTTTGTGGAATTTATTTTATGATTGGTGGTCAGTTGTCTAAGAATATTAGTATTTCTAATATAGTAGAATACATATCTACTTATTTAAACACTCATTCTTTTTCTAGTTCATCAATCAGTTTAGCATTATCAAAATTGAATCTACCTTTTTTAGATGCTATGGAAGATCATATAGTAGAAGTTGTTAACTTCATTCAAAATTATATTACAAATAATATAGGAAGAATGGCCTCTTTTGCAGTCTCTATAGGAAGTGGCCTTGCTACTTTCTTTATTGCATTAATAATTAGCATTTACCTTCTAAAAGATCATGAATATTTCATTAATCTTTGGAATAAACTTTATTACTTAATTTTTAGAAATAGTAAAGTTGGTAAAAAAATAAATTATGTATTTTCAACAATACATGAAGTTTTTGGAAGATTTATTCGTGGTCAATTGCTAGAAGCCTTCTTTGTAGGAGTATTGTCAGCAATAGCTTTATCTATTGTTGGCATAGATTACGCTTTTGTTATCGGTATTATAGTTGGATTATCAAATCTTATCCCTTATGTTGGTCCAATAGTTGGTACTATTTTAGCTGCCATAATGGGATTATTAAGTGGAACACCAATAAAAATAGTTTATGCTATTATCGCGATGATTATAGTACAACAAATAGATAATAATTTGTTAGCACCTAAGATAGTTGGAAATAGTGTAGGACTACATGCAGTATTCACTATGCTTGCAATATTAATAGGTGGAAATATAGGTGGACTTTTCGGAATGCTACTTGCAGTACCTCTAGCAGCTTCTTTTAAAGTCTTGTTTAACAATTGGTACACAAATTATATGAAAAAAGAAAATCTAAAGAATAAATATTAA
- a CDS encoding FAD-dependent oxidoreductase, with protein sequence MKKNNEESISPVFAIEESSRCLLCHDAPCSQACPIGTNPAKFIRSLRFRNLKGAVETIRENNILGGVCARVCPTKKYCEGACSRTNIDKPIEIAKLQQYLTDYEKVLGLEILNKVEIDKEKVAIIGSGPSGLAAATKLAQLGYNVTVFEKREKLGGWLTYGIPEERLPQTVVNNEIEYIKNIGVEFKTNVNIGKDVTIDSLSKEGYKAFLIACGMQKSKEVKIDGSELDGVINGTDFLAEAKSTGKYKLGNKVIVIGGGDVAIDCAMTAKNLGSEDVKIVYRRTIEKMPAERKSIQEVIDLNIPIFTGIKPSEIIGENGKVLRFKGTGMFDDSNLDIPTENVIFAIGQEQEEVSSIANLDLNNKGIIETKEYATNIDGVFACGDIVEGDKTVVYALKLGKEAAEKVDQYLNEKEGAR encoded by the coding sequence ATGAAAAAAAACAATGAGGAATCAATTAGCCCAGTTTTTGCTATAGAAGAATCTTCAAGATGTTTATTATGTCACGATGCACCATGCTCACAAGCATGTCCAATAGGAACGAATCCAGCTAAATTTATTCGTTCACTTCGTTTTAGAAACCTAAAGGGCGCTGTTGAGACAATAAGAGAAAACAACATACTTGGAGGTGTGTGTGCGAGAGTATGTCCTACCAAGAAATATTGTGAAGGTGCTTGTAGTAGAACAAACATAGACAAGCCTATAGAAATTGCAAAGCTGCAACAGTATTTAACTGACTATGAAAAAGTATTAGGTTTGGAAATATTAAATAAAGTAGAAATTGATAAAGAAAAGGTTGCTATAATTGGTTCAGGTCCAAGTGGATTAGCAGCAGCAACTAAATTAGCACAATTGGGATATAATGTGACAGTATTTGAAAAAAGAGAAAAATTAGGTGGTTGGTTAACTTATGGAATACCAGAAGAAAGACTGCCTCAAACAGTTGTAAATAATGAAATTGAATATATAAAAAACATAGGTGTAGAATTCAAAACTAATGTAAACATCGGAAAAGATGTTACAATAGATTCTTTAAGTAAAGAAGGCTACAAGGCATTTTTAATTGCATGTGGAATGCAAAAGAGTAAAGAAGTTAAGATAGATGGTTCGGAGTTAGACGGTGTAATTAATGGTACAGACTTCTTAGCAGAAGCAAAGTCAACTGGAAAATATAAATTGGGAAATAAAGTTATAGTTATTGGTGGTGGAGATGTTGCAATAGATTGTGCAATGACAGCTAAGAACTTAGGCTCAGAAGATGTTAAAATAGTTTATAGAAGAACTATAGAAAAAATGCCAGCTGAAAGAAAGAGTATTCAAGAAGTAATTGATTTAAATATACCTATATTTACAGGCATTAAGCCTAGTGAAATTATTGGAGAAAATGGAAAGGTTTTAAGATTCAAAGGAACTGGAATGTTTGATGATTCTAATTTAGATATACCTACAGAAAACGTTATCTTTGCGATTGGACAAGAACAAGAAGAAGTAAGTTCAATAGCTAACTTAGATCTTAATAATAAAGGGATTATTGAAACTAAAGAATATGCAACTAATATTGATGGAGTATTTGCTTGTGGAGATATAGTTGAAGGTGATAAAACAGTTGTTTATGCACTTAAATTAGGAAAAGAAGCAGCAGAGAAAGTAGATCAATATTTAAACGAGAAAGAAGGTGCTAGATAA
- a CDS encoding anti-sigma factor domain-containing protein yields the protein MSKGIIMEIKKEYAIVMNDTGSIECIKIKDGMKLGQKIFYFEEDLVNINQNRSVNKISLFKTFGTFAALFLLIFTFFQPLAFNKAYAVVSLDINPSIQIQVNNKKKIVAVEGINEDGKNIDFSSVNGLEIDKGIDGIKAILVEKDYLNQMGEVLVAFALLDNEEDEKYENQIKDAIQTTFKTENVTYVKGSKEAVEEAKTKGISLGRYEVSLSADETVKSKIDNIPVKEITSLIKDKENCIYWKADDVQNSEKPETNNNLLDDKYSDKPENTLENNTLPKKDKVEEPIKEITPEVQKPVDNNKESEIKKDPEEVPETKPEIVLPPIEEIKPEGNTPSNEESEDKNNEITDNKNNGSENNMTDTGDIEQNLKK from the coding sequence ATGAGTAAGGGAATAATAATGGAAATAAAAAAAGAATATGCAATAGTAATGAATGATACGGGTAGCATAGAATGCATTAAGATAAAAGATGGGATGAAATTAGGACAAAAAATATTTTATTTTGAAGAAGATTTAGTTAATATCAATCAAAATAGAAGTGTTAATAAAATTAGTTTATTCAAAACATTCGGAACATTTGCAGCATTATTCTTACTTATATTTACATTCTTTCAACCATTAGCATTTAATAAAGCATACGCTGTAGTAAGCTTAGATATAAATCCAAGTATTCAAATACAGGTTAATAACAAGAAGAAAATAGTAGCGGTTGAAGGCATTAATGAAGATGGTAAAAATATTGATTTTTCAAGTGTAAATGGTTTGGAAATAGATAAAGGTATAGATGGAATAAAAGCTATTTTAGTTGAAAAAGACTATTTAAATCAAATGGGAGAGGTACTAGTTGCTTTTGCATTGCTAGATAATGAAGAAGATGAGAAGTACGAAAATCAAATAAAAGATGCAATTCAAACTACTTTTAAAACTGAGAATGTAACTTATGTAAAAGGTAGCAAAGAAGCTGTAGAAGAAGCCAAAACTAAAGGTATAAGTTTAGGCAGATATGAAGTGTCTCTTTCAGCTGATGAAACTGTAAAATCTAAGATTGATAATATTCCTGTTAAAGAAATTACTTCTTTAATAAAGGATAAAGAAAATTGTATTTACTGGAAAGCTGATGATGTACAAAATTCAGAAAAGCCAGAAACAAATAATAATTTATTAGATGATAAATACAGTGATAAACCAGAAAATACTTTAGAAAATAACACACTACCAAAAAAAGATAAAGTTGAAGAACCAATAAAAGAGATAACTCCAGAAGTACAAAAGCCAGTAGATAACAATAAGGAGTCTGAAATAAAGAAAGATCCAGAAGAAGTCCCAGAAACAAAGCCAGAAATAGTATTACCTCCAATCGAAGAAATTAAACCAGAGGGGAATACACCTAGTAATGAAGAATCAGAAGATAAAAATAATGAAATCACAGATAATAAGAATAATGGATCTGAAAATAATATGACAGATACTGGGGATATAGAGCAAAATTTAAAAAAATGA
- the cls gene encoding cardiolipin synthase: MNIYLILTLILFIINFICAISLVFIEKRDTTTIWAWLLILFIFPFLGFILYLSFGQNISKKKIFSKKAVIDKKKIKKILADLNKDLHNEVAEEYIDLIKMNFSANDSIYTKKNEVKTYINGEDKFRDLMDDIKNAKSFINIEYYIFRFDNLGSKLIELLKEKIECGIEVRLLVDGMGSKSLTKDQIKYIKSCGIKFSVFFPNIAPYVNLRINYRNHRKIVVIDGNTGYVGGFNVGDEYINRGKQFSFWRDTHIKIVGAAALELNKRFALDWEYAAKEDLYDIQLKKIQLSSKGDIGIQIISSGPDNMEEYIRNCYLKIITNAKKNIFIQTPYLVLDHPMIEALKISAFSGVDVRIMVPNKADHFFMAWALSASIDSLIKSGVKFYKYKNGFIHSKTIVSDSSVCSIGTANLDIRSFKLNFEINAIIYDSEVATNYEEIFLKDQTVCTLLTPEEYENRGHRIRILESISRLISPIL; this comes from the coding sequence ATGAATATATATTTGATTTTAACTTTAATTCTTTTTATTATTAACTTTATATGTGCAATTTCTCTAGTATTTATTGAAAAAAGAGATACAACGACTATTTGGGCTTGGCTTTTAATTCTTTTCATTTTTCCATTTTTAGGATTTATACTTTACTTATCATTTGGACAAAATATATCTAAAAAGAAAATTTTCAGTAAAAAAGCTGTTATTGATAAGAAAAAGATAAAAAAAATATTAGCTGATTTAAACAAAGACTTACATAATGAAGTTGCTGAAGAATATATAGATCTTATAAAAATGAATTTCTCTGCTAATGACAGCATTTATACAAAAAAAAATGAAGTGAAAACCTATATTAATGGTGAAGATAAATTTAGAGATTTAATGGATGATATTAAAAATGCTAAGTCATTTATAAATATTGAATATTATATTTTTAGATTTGATAATTTAGGCTCTAAATTAATAGAGCTACTTAAAGAAAAAATTGAATGTGGCATTGAAGTTAGATTATTGGTTGACGGTATGGGTTCTAAATCATTAACAAAAGATCAAATAAAATATATTAAATCGTGCGGAATAAAATTTTCAGTTTTTTTCCCTAATATAGCACCATATGTAAATCTTCGTATAAATTATAGAAATCATAGAAAAATAGTGGTTATTGATGGAAATACCGGTTATGTTGGTGGCTTTAATGTTGGTGATGAATATATAAACCGAGGAAAACAATTTTCTTTTTGGAGAGATACCCATATAAAGATTGTAGGTGCAGCAGCATTAGAATTAAATAAAAGATTCGCTCTTGATTGGGAGTACGCTGCAAAGGAAGATCTTTATGATATTCAATTAAAAAAAATACAACTTTCTTCAAAAGGAGATATTGGAATACAAATAATTTCTTCTGGCCCAGATAATATGGAAGAATATATACGTAATTGTTATTTAAAAATTATAACCAATGCTAAAAAAAATATTTTTATACAAACGCCTTATTTAGTTCTTGATCATCCTATGATAGAAGCTTTAAAAATCTCAGCATTTTCTGGAGTTGATGTAAGAATAATGGTTCCTAATAAAGCCGATCACTTTTTTATGGCTTGGGCACTAAGTGCTTCAATAGATAGTCTTATTAAATCTGGTGTTAAATTCTATAAATATAAAAATGGCTTTATTCATTCTAAAACTATAGTTTCAGATAGTTCAGTATGTAGCATTGGTACTGCTAATTTAGATATAAGAAGCTTTAAACTTAATTTTGAAATTAATGCTATAATTTATGATTCTGAAGTAGCTACAAACTATGAAGAAATATTTTTAAAAGATCAAACTGTATGTACACTTTTAACACCTGAGGAATATGAAAATAGAGGACATAGAATAAGAATATTAGAATCTATTTCTCGCCTAATTTCCCCTATTCTCTAA